From the genome of Pelosinus fermentans DSM 17108:
TATCCGTCAAAAGAAGGAATCAAAAACCGTGTCCACGCCAAGAGCATTAGCAAAATGAAAGCAAAAGTAAAAGAGCTCACATCAAGAAGCAACGCACTTGGATATGAAATGTTAAAGGTAAAACTGAAACAATTCATAACGGGGTGGGTAAATTACTTCAAGCTTGCGGATATGAAGAAACTGCTTCAGACAACCGATGAATGGTTGAGAAGGAGAGTGCGCATGTATATCTGGAAACGGTGGAAGAAAATCCGTACCAGATATGCCATGCTGAAGAAACTCGGACTTAATCATAGCACTGCCTTTAAGTTTGCCTGCACAAGAAAAGGCTACTGGCGGATAGCCAATAGCCAAATACTAAAAGTCACTGTAACCGATGCCCGCCTAAGACAGGCTGGCTATACATTTTTCTCGGATTACTTTAAAACTGTTATGGCGTAAACTTGGGAACCGCCACTTGCGGAACCGCTTGAGTGGTGGTGTGAGAGGTCGGCTACTCAAATAATGGGTAGCCTCTACTCGATAGCATATGGCCTATACTACGAGCCACACTAAATGGGGATTGACCATTTGTCAGTTATTTCTTACTAACGCACATAAACCTTAAATTCATATAAAACATTAAATTTATTTGGGAATCTATATCTTTTGGTTGAGGTAATTATTTCTATATGGGTTATAATGTATTTATTGTAAATAGATTCATTATAAGGAAATTATTATTAAAATGGAATGCGATTGCGAAAGTTGAATTGTTTAAAAGTTGAAAAACACTGATACCTTGATGATTGAATAAGGAGGATATTCTTTGAAGAAAACACATCGTAATGATCAAGCGATTTCAAAAAGAACAATATATATTATTGGACTTGCTTTACTGGTCATGTTTATTGGGTTTGTATTTTACCATACCAAAGGTTTGACAACAGAGGGTACTGTTAAAAAAGAGGCATTAATGGTCGAATATAATTTGCTTCAACAATTACCAGGTGCAATTAGGAATGACTTGTCATCATATAATAAAACTACTTCGGCTCTCGTTAGTGCAGGCTATCGTTCAAGCAAAAGTTATAATGAGATTCGTTCATTCTATATCGCAGAAGCAGAAAAAAACGGATGGATATTTATAAGCGAAGAAACTGTGAGAGGTGGGGGACAGGACTTAGGAGGAAAAACAATATATTTTCGTAAAGGTGACTATACGCTATCTATTCAATATGCTGGTGCAAAGGCTGACTATGGATGGGATTTTGCAGTTGGTTTGTCATGGCATTACCTTAAATGAATCTCCTATATAAGGGATGGCGAAAGAATTAGAGTAATGTATAGAATTATGGAGTTTATTTTATTTGCAGGTTAATATGTGGCTTTGAGGAGAGATTTTAAAAAATGGATAGATCAGATTTACCAAATAGAACACCTGATTATTACACCATTTCTGTTTGTGAAGGTCCTGGTGTGGGGTCAATCCAATCAATTACAATAGATTACTATGGTAATGTGTATGGAGGCGTTGGTATGGCACTGGGCAAATCTGGGACATTTTTTACAGGCAGTGTTATTGTGGGATGGTT
Proteins encoded in this window:
- a CDS encoding group II intron maturase-specific domain-containing protein encodes the protein MLLFAKTKRSAQRILENIVPVIEEKLLLKVNTEKTVVAYIGKVKFLGYGFYPSKEGIKNRVHAKSISKMKAKVKELTSRSNALGYEMLKVKLKQFITGWVNYFKLADMKKLLQTTDEWLRRRVRMYIWKRWKKIRTRYAMLKKLGLNHSTAFKFACTRKGYWRIANSQILKVTVTDARLRQAGYTFFSDYFKTVMA